From one Streptomyces spiramyceticus genomic stretch:
- a CDS encoding FecCD family ABC transporter permease has protein sequence MTAASRNSRTSGGRAPGLRAIRTPGGLSVRVEPRALVAIVLLMAVALAMGVVLIGSGDFQMSPGDVVRTLLGNGTASQEFIVTDLRLPRVVVGLLVGVALGMSGAVFQSVSRNPLGSPDVIGFGQGATAGALLVIVLSKGNSLAVAGGALAGCLLTGAAVYLLAWKRGVHGYRLVLVGIGAAAMLTALNHYLVTKASIVDATRATVWMTGSLDGRGWDQAWPLLGVCAVAVPLVLGHGRALRMMEMGDDAAYALGVSVERGRMVLMLCAVLLIAVATAAAGPIAFVALSAPQLARRLTFPRCLKGAGGAPMPGPNLGASACMGAALLVIADWIAQQAFGGQLPVGVVTGVLGGCYLLWLLVTERKAGRI, from the coding sequence GTGACTGCTGCCTCCCGCAACTCCCGTACTTCCGGCGGGCGGGCCCCCGGACTTCGCGCGATACGCACCCCCGGCGGTCTCTCCGTCCGGGTCGAACCCAGGGCGCTCGTCGCCATCGTGCTGCTCATGGCCGTGGCGCTGGCCATGGGCGTCGTGCTCATCGGCAGCGGCGACTTCCAGATGTCGCCGGGCGACGTCGTACGCACGCTGCTCGGCAACGGCACCGCCTCGCAGGAGTTCATCGTCACCGACCTGCGGCTGCCGCGGGTGGTGGTGGGGCTGCTCGTCGGTGTCGCGCTCGGGATGTCCGGGGCGGTGTTCCAGTCCGTCTCCCGCAACCCGCTGGGCAGTCCCGACGTCATCGGCTTCGGGCAGGGGGCGACGGCCGGCGCGCTTCTCGTCATCGTCCTGTCCAAGGGCAACTCCCTCGCGGTCGCGGGCGGTGCGCTCGCCGGCTGCCTGCTGACGGGCGCCGCCGTCTACCTCCTCGCGTGGAAGCGCGGCGTACACGGCTACCGGCTGGTTCTCGTCGGGATCGGCGCGGCCGCCATGCTCACGGCGCTCAACCACTATCTCGTCACCAAGGCGAGCATCGTCGACGCGACCCGGGCCACGGTGTGGATGACCGGCTCGCTCGACGGGCGGGGCTGGGACCAGGCGTGGCCGCTGCTCGGCGTGTGCGCGGTCGCCGTTCCGCTGGTGCTGGGGCACGGGCGTGCGCTTCGCATGATGGAGATGGGCGACGACGCGGCGTACGCGCTCGGGGTGAGCGTCGAGCGCGGGCGGATGGTGCTGATGCTGTGTGCCGTACTGCTCATCGCGGTCGCCACGGCGGCCGCCGGGCCCATCGCCTTCGTCGCGCTGAGCGCGCCGCAGCTGGCCCGCAGGCTGACGTTCCCCCGCTGCCTTAAGGGCGCGGGAGGTGCCCCCATGCCGGGGCCCAACCTCGGGGCGTCCGCCTGCATGGGCGCCGCCCTCCTGGTGATCGCCGACTGGATCGCCCAGCAGGCCTTCGGGG
- a CDS encoding FecCD family ABC transporter permease, translating to MLVESPPEQRAAQAPQAPAPRKRHALRALGLLVSLGVLLVVVVASIAIGAKQVPLGDVWHGLFHASGTGNDVIVQDVRMPRTLLGVLVGAALGLAGAVMQGLTRNPLAEPGLLGVNAGAAAAVVSAISFLGVTSLTGYVWFSFIGAGVVSVLVYILGGSRGATPVRLALAGTAVTAALYGYVNAVQLMDSAALDKLRFWTVGSLASANMEIIGKVWPFVAAGVVLAMLIARPLNAMEMGEDTARALGAHLTRTRVLAMVAVTLLCGAATAACGPIVFVGLMVPHLVRAITGPDMRWILPYAAVLAPVLLLGSDVIGRVVARPSELQVGIVTALVGGPVFIHLVRRRKMTQL from the coding sequence GTGTTGGTTGAGAGTCCTCCCGAACAGCGCGCGGCGCAGGCCCCGCAGGCCCCCGCGCCCCGCAAACGCCATGCCCTGCGCGCCCTCGGGCTGCTCGTCTCCCTCGGCGTACTGCTGGTGGTCGTCGTCGCGAGTATCGCGATCGGTGCCAAGCAGGTCCCGCTGGGCGACGTATGGCACGGCCTGTTCCACGCCTCGGGCACCGGCAACGACGTGATCGTCCAGGACGTGCGGATGCCCCGCACGCTCCTTGGCGTACTCGTCGGTGCGGCGCTCGGGCTGGCCGGAGCTGTCATGCAGGGGCTCACCCGCAATCCGCTCGCGGAGCCCGGGCTGCTGGGGGTCAACGCGGGGGCCGCGGCCGCCGTCGTGTCCGCCATCAGCTTCCTCGGCGTCACATCGCTGACGGGATATGTCTGGTTCTCGTTCATCGGCGCGGGGGTTGTGTCCGTGCTCGTATACATCCTGGGCGGCAGCCGCGGTGCGACACCGGTACGGCTCGCGCTCGCCGGCACCGCGGTGACCGCGGCGCTCTACGGATACGTCAACGCCGTACAGCTGATGGACTCGGCGGCGCTCGACAAGCTGCGCTTCTGGACCGTCGGCTCGCTCGCGTCCGCCAACATGGAGATCATCGGCAAGGTCTGGCCGTTCGTCGCCGCCGGTGTCGTGCTCGCGATGCTGATCGCGCGGCCGCTCAACGCCATGGAGATGGGCGAGGACACCGCCAGGGCGCTGGGCGCGCATCTGACACGTACCCGCGTACTGGCGATGGTCGCCGTGACTCTGCTGTGCGGGGCCGCGACCGCCGCGTGCGGGCCGATCGTCTTCGTCGGCCTGATGGTGCCGCACCTCGTGCGGGCCATCACAGGGCCCGACATGCGCTGGATCCTGCCGTACGCCGCGGTGCTCGCGCCGGTGCTGCTGCTGGGCTCGGACGTCATCGGCCGCGTCGTCGCACGGCCCTCCGAGCTTCAGGTCGGCATCGTGACCGCGCTCGTCGGCGGGCCCGTCTTCATCCATCTCGTACGCCGCCGGAAGATGACCCAACTGTGA